A genomic region of [Eubacterium] eligens ATCC 27750 contains the following coding sequences:
- a CDS encoding chemotaxis protein, with protein sequence METNILIESGTNELEVLEFTIGNNHYGINVAKIKEIVPYSPVTPVPNAHPSVEGIFMPRDLMITVVDLAKVIKSAPSGDISKDMFIITNFNKLNVAFHVHTVVGIHRVSWADIITPDTTISTADNGIATGIVKINGQLIIILDFERIVSDISPETGLKTSDILKLEGRPRSEAHIVIAEDSPLLIKLISDSLVKSGYDNLTLCHNGQEAWDFISDAKAGKVPLDIDCVITDLEMPLMDGHRLTKLIKSDDKLKNIPVVIFSSLINEQMRAKGESLGADVQLSKPEIGLLVSEIDKLLR encoded by the coding sequence ATGGAAACTAATATTTTGATAGAGAGTGGAACTAATGAGTTAGAGGTTCTTGAATTCACAATAGGGAATAATCATTATGGTATTAATGTTGCCAAGATTAAAGAGATTGTGCCATATAGTCCGGTTACACCGGTTCCGAATGCACATCCTAGTGTAGAAGGAATATTCATGCCAAGAGATTTAATGATAACAGTTGTAGACCTTGCTAAGGTTATTAAAAGTGCTCCTTCAGGAGATATTTCGAAGGATATGTTTATTATAACTAATTTCAACAAATTGAATGTCGCTTTTCATGTACATACAGTTGTTGGAATCCACAGAGTATCATGGGCTGATATTATTACTCCAGATACAACAATAAGTACTGCTGACAACGGAATTGCCACAGGAATTGTTAAGATTAACGGTCAGCTTATTATTATTCTTGACTTTGAGCGTATTGTATCAGATATAAGTCCGGAGACAGGTCTTAAGACTTCTGATATTCTCAAGCTTGAAGGCAGACCAAGAAGTGAAGCACATATTGTCATAGCAGAGGATTCACCTCTTCTTATTAAGCTGATATCTGATTCACTTGTTAAATCAGGTTATGATAATCTTACATTATGTCATAATGGTCAGGAAGCATGGGATTTTATATCAGATGCCAAGGCAGGAAAAGTACCGCTTGATATAGACTGTGTTATCACTGATCTGGAGATGCCGCTTATGGATGGCCACAGACTTACAAAGCTTATTAAGTCTGATGACAAGTTAAAGAATATTCCGGTTGTTATATTCTCATCACTTATTAATGAACAGATGAGAGCAAAGGGAGAATCACTTGGTGCAGATGTCCAGTTGTCAAAGCCGGAAATCGGACTGCTTGTATCAGAAATAGATAAATTACTCAGATAA